The sequence ATTACAGATACCTCATTGCCCCTGTAGCTCAGTCGGTAGAGCACTTCCTTGGTAAGGAAGAGGTCGGCGGTTCGAATCCGCTCGGGGGCTCCATCTTTCCTTTCGATAAGACCAGTCCAAATCGCGTCTTACGCACTAATTCGCAAACCTCAACAGCACCCATGTCTAAGGCAACATTCGAACGCACCAAGCCGCACGTCAACGTCGGCACCATCGGTCACATTGACCACGGTAAGACGACGACGACCACCGCGATCCTGAAAGTCCAAGCCGATAAGGGCCTGGCTCAGTTCAAGTCGTATGCGGATATCGCCAAGGGCGGCACGGTCCGGGACGAAACCAAGACCGTTACCATCGCCGTCGCTCACGTGGAATACGAAAGTGACAACCGTCACTACGCCCACGTTGACTGCCCGGGCCATGCTGACTACGTTAAAAACATGATCACCGGTGCTGCCCAGATGGACGGCGCGATTCTGGTGGTTGAAGCTCCGTCCGGCCCGATGCCGCAGACCCGTGAGCACATCCTCCTGGCCCGCCAGGTTGGTGTTCCGAAAATCGTTGTTTTCCTCAACAAATGTGACCTGGTTGATGACGAAGAGCTGATTGAGCTGGTTGAAATGGAAATTCAGGAACTCCTCGCCAAGTATGAGTTCGAAGAAGATTCTCCGATCATCCGCGGTTCTGCTCTGGGTGCTATCAACAACCCGGAAGGTCCGGAAGCTGCCTGCATCCAGGAGCTCATGGATGCTCTGGACGCATGGATTCCGGAACCGGAACGTCTGACGGAACAGGACTTCCTGATGCCGATCGAAGACGTATTCTCCATCTCCGGTCGCGGTACCGTAGTCACCGGCCGTGTCGAGCGCGGTATCCTGAAAACCGGCGACGAAATCGAAATCGTCGGCATCAAGGAAACCACCAAGACCACCTGTACCGGTGTTGAAATGTTCCGCAAACTGCTGGACGAAGGCCGTGCCGGC comes from Verrucomicrobiota bacterium JB022 and encodes:
- a CDS encoding elongation factor Tu yields the protein MSKATFERTKPHVNVGTIGHIDHGKTTTTTAILKVQADKGLAQFKSYADIAKGGTVRDETKTVTIAVAHVEYESDNRHYAHVDCPGHADYVKNMITGAAQMDGAILVVEAPSGPMPQTREHILLARQVGVPKIVVFLNKCDLVDDEELIELVEMEIQELLAKYEFEEDSPIIRGSALGAINNPEGPEAACIQELMDALDAWIPEPERLTEQDFLMPIEDVFSISGRGTVVTGRVERGILKTGDEIEIVGIKETTKTTCTGVEMFRKLLDEGRAG